CGAAAGCTAATGAACTTTTCCCACTTCCACTAACCCCAGTAAAAACAATGAACTTATTTCTAGGAATAGTTAGATCAACGTTTTTAAGATTATGTTGCCGAGCACCACGAATTTTAATTAGATCCTCAAAAGAGTCAGATATTAAGGATTTCGAATTAGCTTTACCCACAGAGGGCCTCATGTTCGAAGTATTCAATCATATGATCCTATAAAATTTAATGCTAGTTATGCGGCTTTGTTATCCAACAAACTTGCAGCATATACACTTGCCTCAGTAAAATTCCCTCCAGCTAATGTAGCCAGTGCAGCTTGACGATCTCCAAACTCCTTTAATAAAAGGACTTTCGAATTGGTTGTTCCATTATTAATAGATTTTGAAACAGAAAAATGATGATCCGCTAAAGCAGCAACAAGAGGTTGATGTGTAATACAAAAGATCTGTTTATTAAGAGATAAATCCTTTAACAACTTTGCAATTGCTGTACTAATTCTCCCACTCACTCCTGAATCAATTTCATCAAAAAGCAAAGTAGTAGAAGGGCTTATGTCAGAAAATACAGTTGCCAAGGCAAGTGAAAATCTTGAAAGCTCTCCTCCAGATGCTATTTGAGATAAAGGGGCTAAAGGTTGCCCTGGGTTTGAGGAAAACATAAATTCAATACGGTCAACACCTATTTGAGATGGAAGTATATTGGAAAAATCAATTTTAAAAATTATATTTTCTAAGCCTAATGGATACAAATGCTGAACAAGACTCTCTTCTAATTGTTGAGCATATCTTTTTCGTAGAATAGTAAGCTCTAAAGTGGATTGATTAAATTTTAATCTAAGACTCTTCTCCTGACTTTCTAAAAGATTTAAACTATCATTATAGTCCTGAATATTTAATACTGCTTTAGACTTCTGTTTCTTTAAAAATAGTCCAGAAAAATCAAGCTGATATCTTTTTTTCAAATTATTGATATCTGATAATCTTGATTGAATATTTTCTAATTCATTACTTTCATTATCTAATTGATACTTATAATCACTTAGAGATGATAGAAACTCTTCTAACTTATAATTAGATTCTACTAAAGTTTCAAAATTTTTTATTAAAGAAGAATCTAATTTTAATAAAGATTTCATCTCTTGAATGCAAACAGAAAAGTGATCTAAAGCTGTTGGCAAATCTTGATTATTTTCATTTAATCTACTAAACAATAGCCCTAAAGATTCATGTATCTTAACACTGTGAAGAATTCTGTCTTGTTCCTTTTTTAAAGTATTTTCCTCATCAGGATCTTCAATTTGAAGTGAGTCTAAATCTTCTAAAAATGTTTTAGCAATTAAAAATCTAGAATCAAAACTTTCTTTTTCTTTCTTTAAATCTATAAGCTTTGATTCTGCTAATTTCCAACTATTCCAATTTTCCTTCACACTCAACTTGGCTTTTTTAATAACATCAGAACCAAGGCGATCAAGCATTCTTAATTGTTCTAAAGATGATGTTAATAAGTGAAATTTACCTTGCTCTGTTAAATCAATCAAAGAGGGCCTTAATGAAAGCAATTGCTTCCGATTAATAATTTCTCCATTTAATCTAATGCGGCTTGATAAACGGTCATCTTTTATTTTCCAATCTCTTGAAATAAAAAGTTCAGACTCAAAGTGATCAAAAGAATTTTCTTTAAGCCAATTCTCTACATTTGAATCAATTGAAAAACAAGCCTCTATCAAACATTCTTTAGATCCAGCCCGCATAAGGCGAGAAGAAGGAACACTTGATCCTCCCAGCAAAGAATCAATAGCTAATAAAAAAACAGACTTACCAGCTCCAGTTTCTCCAGTAAATACAGAAAACCCTTTTTCAAAACGAAGGTCTAAGCTTTCCATAAGAGCAATATTATTGAGCCGCAGTCCTAGAAGCACATCATTAAAGTAACCTATATAAAAGCTACCTAATCCTTTATCAAATTAGAAGGGTTAATCAAGTCAGCATCAACAAATGAAAGAAGAACTAAGTGATTTCATAGAAGCAGCTGGCTTACAGTCTTACGATCCGAATGAAATAAAAAATATATACAAGCAAAATCCAGGTCGACTAATAAAAAGACTTTGGCAAACATTAATACCAATAGCTCTATTTTTTATAGCTATTGGTATTGAAAAAATAATTGGACGTTTCAAAGATGAAAAAAAGACACGAGAAAGAGCAAAAGAATTTACTAATCTTTTAGTGAAATTAGGGCCAGCTTTTATAAAGGCTGGGCAGGCATTATCAACCAGACCAGATGTTGTACCTCAATTGGTTCTTGAAGAGCTATCTCAATTACAAGATCAGCTGCCTGGGTTCGATAGTGAATTAGCGTTGAAATGTATAAAAGAAGATTTAGGAAAAACTCATGAAGAAATCTATAAGTACTTCGAAGAAGAGCCAATCTCAGCAGCATCTCTGGGGCAAGTACATCAAGCTATATTGCATACCGGAGAAAAAGTGGCTGTGAAAATTCAAAGACCAGGCTTAAGAGAACAAATAACTCTTGATTTATACATAGTACGGAATATTGCAATATGGTCTAAAAAGTATGTCTGGTTTATTAAAAGTGATCTAGTAGGGCTTATCGATGAACTTGGTAGAAGAGTGTTTGAAGAAATGGATTATATAAATGAAGCTAATAATGCAGAAAAGTTTGCCAATTTACATAAACACAATAAAAACATAACAGTACCAAAAATTTATAAAGCTTTTACTAGCAAAAGAATATTAACTATGGAGTGGATTGAAGGAGTTAAATTAACTAAACTTGAAAATATTAATAAATTGGGAATAGATCCAAATAAAATGATAGAAATAGGCGTGAACTGTAGCCTTCAACAACTATTAGAACATGGATTTTTTCATGCAGATCCTCATCCAGGAAACATACTAGCGTTAGAAGATGG
This DNA window, taken from Prochlorococcus sp. MIT 0603, encodes the following:
- a CDS encoding DNA repair protein RecN; this encodes MESLDLRFEKGFSVFTGETGAGKSVFLLAIDSLLGGSSVPSSRLMRAGSKECLIEACFSIDSNVENWLKENSFDHFESELFISRDWKIKDDRLSSRIRLNGEIINRKQLLSLRPSLIDLTEQGKFHLLTSSLEQLRMLDRLGSDVIKKAKLSVKENWNSWKLAESKLIDLKKEKESFDSRFLIAKTFLEDLDSLQIEDPDEENTLKKEQDRILHSVKIHESLGLLFSRLNENNQDLPTALDHFSVCIQEMKSLLKLDSSLIKNFETLVESNYKLEEFLSSLSDYKYQLDNESNELENIQSRLSDINNLKKRYQLDFSGLFLKKQKSKAVLNIQDYNDSLNLLESQEKSLRLKFNQSTLELTILRKRYAQQLEESLVQHLYPLGLENIIFKIDFSNILPSQIGVDRIEFMFSSNPGQPLAPLSQIASGGELSRFSLALATVFSDISPSTTLLFDEIDSGVSGRISTAIAKLLKDLSLNKQIFCITHQPLVAALADHHFSVSKSINNGTTNSKVLLLKEFGDRQAALATLAGGNFTEASVYAASLLDNKAA
- a CDS encoding ABC1 kinase family protein, which translates into the protein MKEELSDFIEAAGLQSYDPNEIKNIYKQNPGRLIKRLWQTLIPIALFFIAIGIEKIIGRFKDEKKTRERAKEFTNLLVKLGPAFIKAGQALSTRPDVVPQLVLEELSQLQDQLPGFDSELALKCIKEDLGKTHEEIYKYFEEEPISAASLGQVHQAILHTGEKVAVKIQRPGLREQITLDLYIVRNIAIWSKKYVWFIKSDLVGLIDELGRRVFEEMDYINEANNAEKFANLHKHNKNITVPKIYKAFTSKRILTMEWIEGVKLTKLENINKLGIDPNKMIEIGVNCSLQQLLEHGFFHADPHPGNILALEDGRLCYLDFGMMSEVSDEARTGLIQAVVHLVNRNFKKLSEDFVELGFLKENINLEPIVPAFEKVFESTLDKGVSTMDFKSVTDDMSGLMYRFPFQLPPYYALIIRSLITLEGIALSVDPEFKILGVAYPYFARRLMEDPDPKLRKSLKEMLFDENIFKWNRLEDLIRSATKQSEIDIEKLIDQVLDFLFSEHGGILREELIDSIAERFDLINLYAIKNINKLLPKNLQSNDIIYNDDINNMNELEPIKKLIHIIQNLPGINSYLIFKKINRLLKEPYARIMSIKIAKKVTNKSVARIIKLAAGDEQ